GAGACATGGTTTTGAGACTCAATTTGGACATGGTCAATGAGAGGTATATTTTGACCTTAAGTATTGGTCACAGCATAATTTGTGGGCTTTACACATGCTACCTTCCTATGGTTAGGAGTATGGTTCAGGCCTAGGAAATATCTCTCAAAAAAAGTCAATAGGCATCAGGCAACAAAAAATGAGTTCCAGAGAAGtcattaaagatataaaaaatattacaacatttttttacaaaataGCAATTTTCACTGGCATGAATTTAATGAATGACTACACACCCAAAATCACAAAACTGGGGgtatggaggggaaaaaaaaaaaaaaaaaaacttttttcaaagTTGACAATTAATAAGGCAAAATTGGACCAAATTATCCCTCTTAGAAAATGTGTCTAATTCTTAATGAGCATTAAACAGTCATAGAATtatttccaaaagagaaaaaatacataagGTACCAAAATACACCACTTTTTGAAAAATGTAATCAGTTCTCAATTATTTAcattaatgggggggggggggaaaacaGAGCCTACTGGTTTATAAAACTTTTCTTATAATCCTTTGGATTTGGACTAAGAATGTATTACATGATtggtttctttattttacaaGGAAGCTGATTTAATTTCTTGATTCTGTTTTGCTCAGGTTGATGCTAAAGTTAGTTTTCATTCTCCAAGCAAACAATACCAACAGGAATCTGGGGAAATGGcatagacagagagagggagcGAAGGGAAGGAAGTAGCCTAGAATCTGGAAATTTGAAGTAGACAATATGCTAAATGGATTAGCACAGATGAATTATTGAAGGTTGATTAGCATTCTAAATAAAGCAGAGGAAAAACCTTATATGTGCATCTGATTTTGGAGGAGACCATAAATAAAAGGTTATTATGTGGCTGGACTTGTAGCTTGTCTGcctataaaactatatattccTCTGCAACAATTATGTCTTTGttcaaaaatgagagagaaaaacagatagaataaacacaatatatttttaatacttgACAGGGAACCCACAGGTCATTCTTAGTCCATAGCAACAAATAATCTCCTTGAAGGTCTTCCTCATCTCCTGACTGCGGAAGGCATAGATCAGAGGGTCAATCACAGAGTTACACATAATGAGGATGAGGTACATGTTGAAATGGGACATGAAGCAAATACAGTAAAGGTTCTGGGGACAAGAAATCATTAGGATGAGGTGGAGGAAAAATGGAGCCCAGCAAACAATGAAAACACCAAGTAACATTGTCAGGGTGATGGCCCCCTTCATGCTGATCCTCTGCCGGACTGAACTGTAGCCAGACAGGGCTGCAATCTGTTTCACATGAGTCCTAGCCAGGAGAAACATATGAATGTACAGAGATACCATAAGGAACAACATGGTGAAAAACATGGTAATGAGACAAATGATCACATAAGTAGACTCATAGTACAGAATGAAGATGATCCCACAGCCGGTGCAAAAGGCCCAGATGCACGCAATGATGAGCCCTGATCGCTTCACCGTCATGATGTTGTGGTAGCGCAGGGCATAGAAAATGGTGACATACCTGTCCACTGCAATGGCCAACAGACTGCACATGGAGGCCACCACAGAGATGCAGATCATTGAATCAAACACATTGTCTATATGGCGCACAAAAGCATCTTCCATCACCAGATGCTTATTGTTTATTAAGTATATTGTGATGGTCTCCCAAGCATTGGACACACTCACTAGCATGTCTGCAACAGCCAAATTGCATACAAAGAAATACATGGGGGAGTGCAAGTTCTTATTCTTAACTATGGCCCCGATGACTAAAATATTCTCCAGGAGGCTGATGATACCAAGAGTCAGGAACACCTCAACAGCTATACCCACTTGCTCACAGGGTGAAGATTTGCTCTTGATCATGGGTCCAGACATATTGCCCCTCAAAGAGCTAAAGTTGACATCCAACatgtggagaaaaaaagaagagttcaTCGTGAGGGGAAGTAACTCTCTTCTTTCTGGTGAATTTGCTGTAAAACAGATTAGCAAATATGTGATCCAGAGAACAGAACAGCCCTACCAAAAAGAGTGACATGACACAAACAAGCTCAAGACAACAGAGACAATCAAATAGAATGGAATTTGTTTAACAGTTCCTTTCTAGCTATAATCTCCTTTATCAAATCCCTGAAAATCTTGATAATGTCTATAATAAAGTTTTCTGGAATTTGAATTCCTggtaccactttttttttttttttttaatttccatctcatttacaaaaaaaaaataataaataaataaaaataagatcataaaaaacaaaactgatttgCTCCCTTTttgtcccttctctctctcctctctatctttcAGGTTTATTAGATTTTATGGTAAAGATAAATGTCTGAAGAAAGTGCATCTTTCCTAAAAGGAATGATAGATGTGCATCTGCTCTCTCAGCATTGATCCTGACTTTCTCAAATCAGATTAAATCCCAAttgtaataattaatataatttcattagCTTCATCATGTTCCCCTTTGGGGTCCTTTctatcaccacaaaaaaaaattggcatcTGCATTTTGAAAATTGAGGGAGAAATTAAGAATTGTTCTCCTTCACTGAATATTAGCTTTTCTCACTTTTGCATTTCTTGAGAAATCATTTTAATCATTCTATAAAAATACATGAACCAGAAAGTGCACAAAAATACTAGCTCCTAGAAACTTCATTCTCCCAGTTACACAATTGCTTTCTGCCCATTGTGATCCAAACACTCCCTTTGCCCTCTAAACCCAAAGCACAGTTTTCCTGTGTTcagattttcaacatttttttctattcagaatgatcacaataaatattatttaactgCAATCACAAGTTAGATACTGTACAGAATAATTAGATGTCCCCTTCTAAGGGAGTTTAATCAATCATATTGCCTAGAAAAATATCTTATAGAACAGcttaagaaatattcatttaGCTACGCTTGCTGCTGCTCACACCCTTCTATGCTTACAAATTAAGAATGGGTTCACATTGCTCCCGACAGACTTTTAAATCAGTAGATGTTGTAACTATTTACCAGTCTTGTTCCTTCAGCTCTTACTTCTGTTCCCAGACAGCACTCTTTCTCCCCCAGCTGTTAGAAGTTGCAGCTCTCTCAGGACATCTCAAATCTATAGGTTGTGTTGTTTGCCTGGAACAAGATGCCATCACCAGGGAAGGCAGGAATTCTCAAATCTGTAAAGCAAAAGCATCAATTACCTCCACTCCAGCTGCCTTATATAGACTCACAGAGTTATTGACTCTCCTGAGCTCAGCTTAagactcctcctccctccccctttcccgtCTTCCCTCCTATTCCagttcttccctcctttctaccAACTTATTCTTTTTTAGAGTAGCTTCTGTGTGTAATGAACCATTGGGCTGCCGGTACCACCTAGTGGTCTACAGTTGTAGAGCAGTTCCCCAGATCCATTAATAAACTTTTCAATGAAGGATGGCTATTTCTTCATTACacactgaagatttttttaaagtctcctCCTAGTTTCTTTaacaaaatcttaccaaaaatgagtgtgaaccactacatagaattcccaatcactctatttttgttcgcctgcattttttatttccttcacaggctaattgtacactatatcaaagtccaattctttttgtgcagcaaaataactatatgcacatgtatacatatattgtatttaacttatactttaacatatttaacatgcattggtctacctgccatctggggaaggggtggagggagggaggggagaaactggaacaaaaggttttgcaactgtcaatgcggaaaattacccatgcatatatcttgtaaataaaaagctataataaaaaatgcatcatctgcagcttccacaaaactaaaaaaaaaaaaaagaaaaagaaaatcttcccaAAAGGCATTTTTTCC
This sequence is a window from Sminthopsis crassicaudata isolate SCR6 chromosome 1, ASM4859323v1, whole genome shotgun sequence. Protein-coding genes within it:
- the MC5R gene encoding melanocortin receptor 5 codes for the protein MNSSFFLHMLDVNFSSLRGNMSGPMIKSKSSPCEQVGIAVEVFLTLGIISLLENILVIGAIVKNKNLHSPMYFFVCNLAVADMLVSVSNAWETITIYLINNKHLVMEDAFVRHIDNVFDSMICISVVASMCSLLAIAVDRYVTIFYALRYHNIMTVKRSGLIIACIWAFCTGCGIIFILYYESTYVIICLITMFFTMLFLMVSLYIHMFLLARTHVKQIAALSGYSSVRQRISMKGAITLTMLLGVFIVCWAPFFLHLILMISCPQNLYCICFMSHFNMYLILIMCNSVIDPLIYAFRSQEMRKTFKEIICCYGLRMTCGFPVKY